The following are encoded together in the Triticum dicoccoides isolate Atlit2015 ecotype Zavitan chromosome 6B, WEW_v2.0, whole genome shotgun sequence genome:
- the LOC119320713 gene encoding F-box protein At5g03970-like gives MSSPRWPAATPPLEDEDLLTEILLRLPPQPSSLPRASLVCRQWRWLISDPRFARRFRRRHRRNPPLIGFFDMGPRSLYFVPTVDAPNRVQPERFGLQFEDGDQFMPLGSRHGLVFVIHLSLSRVLVWDPVTADQHLIALPPGLMGHLNRTMVHGAVLRAAGEDQHFQVVLVVADDDYDMQDRQMLACVYSSRTGVWGDIISAPLPPKVPIGSRPLMVSPSKEAVLVDNSLHWMLFGSLVGILEFDLLKQSVAVIPTPVGVVSSHGRHELTVVRAKGGGLGFLIVIVFCAQSWRRKTDCHGVASWELERTIELDKLLPLNQEMRAHLYIVGFAEENNVVFAWTPVIGLFLIHLESLQFKKIPHPSMLARYLPFESVFLAGNSMPLHISK, from the coding sequence ATGAGCAGCCCTCGCTGGCCGGCGGCGACGCCGCCGCTGGAAGACGAGGATCTGCTCAccgagatcctcctccgcctccccccgCAGCCTTCCTCCCTCCCGCGCGCCTCCCTCGTCTGCCGTCAATGGCGCTGGCTCATCTCCGACCCACGATTCGCCCGTCggttccgccgccgccaccgccgcaaccCTCCCCTCATCGGCTTCTTCGACATGGGTCCTCGCAGCCTCTACTTCGTACCTACAGTGGATGCCCCCAACCGTGTCCAGCCCGAACGCTTCGGCTTGCAGTTCGAGGACGGCGACCAATTCATGCCCCTCGGATCCCGCCACGGCCTCGTGTTCGTCATCCACCTTTCGTTGAGCCGGGTCCTGGTGTGGGATCCGGTTACCGCCGACCAGCACCTCATCGCCCTCCCCCCTGGGTTAATGGGACATCTGAACAGGACCATGGTCCACGGGGCGGTGCTTCGTGCTGCCGGAGAGGACCAGCATTTCCAGGTGGTTTTGGTAGTGGCAGATGACGATTATGACATGCAGGATAGGCAAATGCTGGCCTGCGTTTACTCCTCGAGGACCGGTGTGTGGGGTGATATCATCTCAGCGCCGCTTCCGCCCAAGGTTCCTATCGGCAGCcggcccctcatggtttctccgtcCAAGGAAGCTGTGTTGGTTGATAATTCCCTTCACTGGATGCTTTTTGGGAGCTTAGTTGGAATTCTCGAGTTTGATTTGTTGAAGCAGAGCGTAGCCGTGATACCGACACCAGTGGGTGTGGTTTCCTCCCACGGCAGACATGAATTGACGGTTGTACGGGCAAAGGGTGGTGGCCTTGGTTTCCTAATCGTGATAGTCTTCTGCGCCCAATCATGGAGGAGAAAGACCGATTGTCATGGTGTTGCTTCATGGGAGCTGGAAAGAACTATCGAACTGGACAAGCTACTTCCCCTGAATCAAGAGATGAGAGCACACTTATACATAGTAGGGTTTGCTGAGGAGAATAATGTGGTGTTTGCGTGGACACCAGTTATCGGCCTCTTCCTGATTCATCTTGAGTCATTGCAGTTCAAGAAAATTCCCCATCCCAGCATGCTTGCACGTTATCTTCCATTTGAAAGTGTCTTTCTTGCAGGTAATAGCATGCCTTTACACatctcaaaataa